The nucleotide sequence ACCCCTGCGTCCGTCCCCGGAGCCGGCGCCGGGGGTCTGGCCGTCCTCGACCCCCACCTCCGTCCAGCCACTCCAGACCCCGGCGGTGTCGCGTGCCCGGACCTGCACGACCGTGTCGGTCACGGCCGGGTCCGGCGTCCACGTCACCCCGACCAGGGAGAAGCCCGCCACGTGCTCCCGGGTCAGCCGGAGCACCAGCTGGTCGGCGGGCACGTCGGCCATCGGGGCCGTGGGCCCCTGGCGGACCTCGGCGTCACCGGCCGGGTCGGTGACCGACCCCATCAGCAGCACGTCGGTCGTGGTCTCGACCGGCACCGGCGCGGGACGCGAGGGGCCGACCACGGGCAGGACGAGCACTGCCCCGGTCAGCGCGGCGCAGGTCGCCAGGACGGCCAGGAGTCGGCGCACGGTGCTGGTTCCTCTCGCATCGACGCGCGCACCCCGCCGGCGGCGGACGACACGTCCTCCTCGTTACATCGCCCACCACCCCCCTCCTCTTGAGCCGGGGCCGCATTTCCGTCGGCGACCGCCGCCACGAGGGCGTGTGACGGGTGCGGCTGGTGCTCACCACGAGGCGAGGTGGGCGGAACGCGCCGTGGAGATGGCACTTCTTGCGTGTCGGAGGGGTCCGCTCCCCACTGAGCACACCTACCGTTGCCAACGTCGACGCACAAAGCGTCACAAAGTGACCAACCTGGCGTCGGTGGACGCCCGCGCCCCCGGACCGCCGCACAACACCCGCTGTGAGGACCACGTGAGCCGAGACCGGAACGAGCAGGGCCGACCAGCAGGCCGGCCGCTGCCCCCGCGCCTCGACCCGCGCGCGGGTCAGCCACGCCGTCCGCGGGCGGCCGCGGCCCCGGGTGACTCCGGGGCCGACGCCCCGCCCCTCCGACGCGGCGGCCGCCGTGCCGCGGTCGCCGCGCGCGCCGTCGCCGGGGTCCTCGCAGCCAGTCTCCTCGCCGGGTCCGGCTGGGGCTGGTACCTCGGCCAGGTGGCGTCCGCGACGGTGAACCGCACCGACGCCATCCCGAGCGAGGGCAACGAGGGCAGCGGCGGCGGGGAGGCCATGAACCTGCTGCTGGTCGGCAACGACAGCCGGGCCGCGCTGACCGAGCAGCAGCTGGCGGACCTCAACGCCGGCACCGACTCCGGTTCCAACACCGACACGATGATCCTGGTCCACGTGCCGGCCGACGGGTCCCGCGCCTCGTTCGTCTCCTTCCCCCGCGACTCGTACGTGAAGATCCCCGGCTACGGCTGGGACCGGCTGAACGCCGCGTACGCCTACGGACGGATGAACGCCCCCGAGAGCGCCTCCGAGGAGGCCAGGTCCGCGCAGGGCTCCCAGCTGCTGGTGCAGACGATCAGCGGGCTCACCGGTCTGCAGATCGACCACTACGCCGAGGTCGACCTGCTGGGCTTCTTCGAGCTGTCCAACGTCGTCGGCGGCGTCGAGATCAACCTGTGCCGGGCCGTCGACGACCGGGACTGGTCGGGGGCCTACTTCCCCGCCGGGGTGCAGACGATCAGCGGCGCGGACGCGTTGAAGTTCGTCCGCCAGCGGCACGGCTACGGGCCCCAGGGCCGTGGTGACTTCGACCGGATCGTCCGCCAGCAGGTCTTCATCGGCGGGGTGCTGCGCAAGATGCTGTCCGAGGAGGTCCTGCTGGACCTGGGCAAGCAGCGTGCCCTCGTGCAGGCCGCAGCCGACGCGTTGACCGTCGACCAGGACCTGGACCTGATGCAGCTGGCCCAGCAGATGCAGTCGGTGACCGCGGACAGCATCGAGTTCCAGACCGTGCCGAACCGCGGGACCGGCGAGGAGGACGGCAAGTCGATCGTCCGGCTGGAGGACGAGGACGCGCTGCAGGCCTTCTTCGCCGCGCTCTCGGCCGAGCCCGAGCCCGAGGCCCCCGCCACTCCCGTCGCCCCGCAGACGGTGGCGCCGGCCACGGTGACGGTCGACGTCTACAACGGGTCGGGCACCTCGGGGCTGGCGGCGAAGGCCGCCTCGGCCCTGGCCGCGGCCGGCTTCCCGGTGGGTACGACCGGCAACGCCTCGTCGATGGATCACGAGCAGACCGAGATCCGGTTCGCCGCCGGTGACGAGGCCCTCGCCAACACCGTCGCCGCCGCGATCCCGGGTGCGGTGAGCAAGGAGAGCGACGACGCGACCAGCGGCACCGTGCAGCTGGTCCTCGGCAGCGACTTCAACGGCGTGGGCCAGGCGGTCACCCCACCGGCCCCCACCCCGGTGGTCGAGGGCGAGGACGCGCGGACCGCGGCGGACACCACCTGCATCAACTGAGGCCGCCACCGTGGCGCCCCCACCGGGAGCGCGCGGCACGACGGGTCCGGTGACAGGCTGGGACGGTGCCCGCGACCCTGCCTGCTGACCTGCTCACCGCCGTCGTCCGACGGGACGGCGCCGCTCCCCTGCTGACGCAGTACGACGACGCCACCGGGGAGCGGGTCGAACTCTCGGCGGTCACCCTCGCGAACTGGGTGGCCAAGACCGCCAACCTCCTCCAGGAGGAGTTCGACGTCGGGCCCGGCAGCAGGGTGGCGGTGGCCCTGCCGGTGCACTGGCAGACCGCGGCCGTGCTGCTCGCCGTCTGGAGCTGCGGTGCGACCGTCGTCGAGACCGCGGCGGAGGACGACGGCCGGTTGGACGACGCCGACGTCGTCCTGGCCGCGCAGGACCGGCTGCCGGCCCTGGAGGAGCTCGACCTGCCCGAGCTCTTGGGTCTGTCGCTGCACCCGCTCGGCATGGGCATGACCGGCTACGCCGGGCCGGCCCGGGACTTCGCCCTCGAGGTGCGGGCGCACGGCGACGTCTTCAGCCCCTGGCAGGCGCCGGACCCGGCGGCGGCGGGGCTGCACGCGGGCGGGCTCGAGTTGCGCCTCGGCGGGCTGGTGGACGCCGCCCGGGAGCTCGCCGGCCGGCTGGACGTCGTCCCCGGCGACCGGGTGCTCGTGGACGAGCAGACGGCCACGGAGGCCGGGCCGGTCGCCTGGCTCCTGGCCCCGCTCGCGGCGGGCGCGTCGATCGTGCTGGTGCGCTCCGCCGACCCCGCGCTCCTGCCGGGTCGTGCCGCGACCGAGCGGGTCACCGCATCGCTGGGCCGACGGGTGGAGGGCGTGCGCGAGCTGGGCCGCCCGGCCTGACACCCGGGAGCCCGACGGCCACGGAGCCGGGAAGGCTCCGTGGCCGTCGAAGGTCAGCCGGGGTCGGCGGTCAGCGGAAGTACTGCTCCACGACCCGCCGGGCCATGGCGACCGCGTAGCTCTGGCCACGGTCCTGCGGGTAGATCTGCGACATCGTGGCGAGCACGACGCCGGGCATCGACGTCTCGTGCGGCGGGATGGACGGCTTGTAGTCCGGGGTGACGACCGGCTGCGCGAAGGCGGCACGGGAGAAGTGCCAGTCCTTGACCCACGACAGGTCGAAGTCCGGGTTCAGGCGACGTAGCCACGGCTCGTACTGCTTCAGCAGCTCGGCGGGGTCGGTGGTGTACCGCCAGTCGTCGCGCGGCACGTAGTTGCCGACGTAGACCACGTGCCGGCCGCCGTAGTCCGACGTCGGGACCATGTTGGTGTGCTCCACGACCGCGAGGAAGGGGAACGTCGAGTCGTTGACGTTCAGCCAGTAGTACGGGATCACGCTGCGGTCGCACTCCAGCACGAAGCAGGTGGCACCGAGGTACTCGGCGCGCTGGAGGGCGTCCCCCGGAGCGGCGCCCGCTGCCTGGGCGAACACCGGCTGCGGCACGGTGACGAGCACCTTGTCGTACTCGTACCTGGCGCCGTCCTCGGTCCGCACCTCGACGGGGCCGGCCGGGTCCGGCTGCGCGATGTGCGCCAGCCGCTTGCCCATCTCGACCTTGCCGCCGCGCTCCTCCACGGCGCGCAGCAGCCCGTCGTAGACCTGGTGGAAGCCACCGTCCATGTAGCCCAGCTTGAACGTGCGGTAGTGGATGCGTGCCCACAGCCAGGCCATGGAGATCTCCGACGCCCGCGACCCGAACTTGCCGGTGAGCAGGGGCTCCCAGATCACCTCGGCTGCCCGGGGGCCGGCCCACCGGCGCACCCAGTCGAGCGCGCGACGGTCGTTGAGGCGCTCACCGTTCCGGATGACCTTCAACATCGCGGACGAGCCGCCGAAGCGGACGCGGTCGAGCAGGCCCAGCGGCGGGAACTTGAGCATCTCCACGGGGGTGGAGAAGTCGTGCAGCTCGCCGTCGTAGTAGATGCCGGTGGTGGTCGAGTGGAACTGCAGCTTGGGTCCGAGCCCGAGCTCCTCGATCAGGTCGATGATGGCGCGGTCGGTCTCGAAGATGTGGTGGTAGTAGCGCTCCAGGGGCGTGCCCTGGACCTCGAGCGAGCCGGCCAGCCCGCCGATCTCGTCCGCGCCCTCCAGGACGGTGACGTCGTGACCGTCCTTGACGAGGTCGTACGCCGCGGTCAGACCCGTGGCGCCGGCGCCGATGATGCCGATCTTCATCCGAAACTCCATCTCTTGTTCAGGACAAACTGGAAGACCGCGACGATCGGCATCGAGACGACCTTGACGACGTTCGCGTCCACCCCGAGCCAGGTGTGGAACACCAGGAGCAGCACCGCGACCAGCGCGATGCCGAGGAGACCCACGGAGTAGAACCGGGCGAACCGGCGCAGCATCCCGTCCCGCTTGCGGAAGTTGAGGTAGCTGTTGAGCAGGAAGTTGTTTGTGATCCCCGCCGAGGTGCTGATCGCCGTCGCGATCTGCTCGTGCAGCCCGACCACGTTGTAGAGGACGAGGAAGAGGACCAGGTCGAGCAGGACGCCCGAGACGCCGATCAGCTGGTACAGGAAGAAGTGCCGGTGACGCACCCAGAGGTCACGCGCCGGTGCGCGCAGCTTGCTGTCCGCCGTCGCCATGGTCCACCACCTTCTCCACGATGTAGAGCGGGCGGGCCTGGACCTCGGTGTAGATCCGGCCGACGTAGGAGCCGATGACGCCCAGCGACAGCATCTGCACGCCACCCAGGAACAGCACCATGATCATGAGCAGCGTCCAGCCGGGGACGGAGACGTCGGGGAAGAACAGCCGCAGCCCGAGGGCGTAGAGGATGCCGAGCACGGCGAGCACCACCGTGAGCAGCCCCAGCCGGGTGATCATCTTCAGCGGGACCGTGGAGAAGCTGGTCACGCCGTCGGCGGCGAGCCGGAGCATCTTCGGCAGCGGGTAGTTGGTCTCCCCCGAGGTCCGCTCGTCCCGGTCGAACGGGACGGCGGCCTGCTTGAACCCGAGCGAGGCGACGAGTCCGCGCACGAACCGGTTGCGTTCGCGGTGCGAGCGCAGCAGGTCGGTGGTGGCCCGGTCCATCAGGCGGAAGTCGCCGGTGTCCACGGGGATCTCGATGTCGGCGAACCGGTGCAGCAGCCGGTAGTAGGCGTGCGCCGTGAACCGCTTCATCGGCGTGTCCTTGCGGCTGCGCCGCTGCGCGTACACGATCTGGGCGCCGCCCTCCCACGCCTCGATGAGCTCCAGGCTCACCTCGGGCGGGTCCTGCAGGTCGGTGTCCATGACGATGACGGCGTCACCACGGGCGTAGTCGAGCCCGGCCGTGATCGCCATCTGGTGCCCGAAGTTGCGGGAGAAGTTGACGACCCGGACCCCGTCGCAGGACTCCGCGATCTTCTCCAGGATCTCCAGCGACCGGTCCCGGGAGCCGTCGTTCACGTAGACGAACTCGAACTCCAGGTCCGGGCGCTTGCGGGTCGCCTGGAAGAGGCGGTCGTGGAAGTTCTCGATGCCGTCCGCCTCGTTGTAGACGGGGAGGACGTAGGAGACGATCCGCCGCTGGGACGCGCCCGGCACCGGAGCCGGCGCCTCAGCGGTGTCGTTGGATCGGATGACAGGGGTCGCCATAGCGGCCTTCCGTGGTCTCGGCGTGACCGGCACCGCCGGTCGTCAGCTTCGTCGTGCTGGGCAGGGGCCGATCGGGCGATCGGCAGTGTCCGTGCGGGCGGTGGTCGACCTCCGGTCGGGGCACCGCCGCGTCAACGATCCCCCTCCCAGCCCCAGAGCATGGTCTGGTCCGTCGATCGGTCGTACTGGTCCCGGGCGAGAGGGTAGTCAAGCCGGATCACGTGCCCCCACTCCTCCTGAGGGGCACCCTCCAGGCGGCTCGGCACCTCCTGGCGGTCGGCCTGCGACACACCGGCGAAGCTGC is from Blastococcus sp. HT6-4 and encodes:
- a CDS encoding TIGR03089 family protein, giving the protein MPATLPADLLTAVVRRDGAAPLLTQYDDATGERVELSAVTLANWVAKTANLLQEEFDVGPGSRVAVALPVHWQTAAVLLAVWSCGATVVETAAEDDGRLDDADVVLAAQDRLPALEELDLPELLGLSLHPLGMGMTGYAGPARDFALEVRAHGDVFSPWQAPDPAAAGLHAGGLELRLGGLVDAARELAGRLDVVPGDRVLVDEQTATEAGPVAWLLAPLAAGASIVLVRSADPALLPGRAATERVTASLGRRVEGVRELGRPA
- a CDS encoding GtrA family protein; translated protein: MATADSKLRAPARDLWVRHRHFFLYQLIGVSGVLLDLVLFLVLYNVVGLHEQIATAISTSAGITNNFLLNSYLNFRKRDGMLRRFARFYSVGLLGIALVAVLLLVFHTWLGVDANVVKVVSMPIVAVFQFVLNKRWSFG
- a CDS encoding NAD(P)/FAD-dependent oxidoreductase; translation: MKIGIIGAGATGLTAAYDLVKDGHDVTVLEGADEIGGLAGSLEVQGTPLERYYHHIFETDRAIIDLIEELGLGPKLQFHSTTTGIYYDGELHDFSTPVEMLKFPPLGLLDRVRFGGSSAMLKVIRNGERLNDRRALDWVRRWAGPRAAEVIWEPLLTGKFGSRASEISMAWLWARIHYRTFKLGYMDGGFHQVYDGLLRAVEERGGKVEMGKRLAHIAQPDPAGPVEVRTEDGARYEYDKVLVTVPQPVFAQAAGAAPGDALQRAEYLGATCFVLECDRSVIPYYWLNVNDSTFPFLAVVEHTNMVPTSDYGGRHVVYVGNYVPRDDWRYTTDPAELLKQYEPWLRRLNPDFDLSWVKDWHFSRAAFAQPVVTPDYKPSIPPHETSMPGVVLATMSQIYPQDRGQSYAVAMARRVVEQYFR
- a CDS encoding glycosyltransferase family 2 protein; its protein translation is MATPVIRSNDTAEAPAPVPGASQRRIVSYVLPVYNEADGIENFHDRLFQATRKRPDLEFEFVYVNDGSRDRSLEILEKIAESCDGVRVVNFSRNFGHQMAITAGLDYARGDAVIVMDTDLQDPPEVSLELIEAWEGGAQIVYAQRRSRKDTPMKRFTAHAYYRLLHRFADIEIPVDTGDFRLMDRATTDLLRSHRERNRFVRGLVASLGFKQAAVPFDRDERTSGETNYPLPKMLRLAADGVTSFSTVPLKMITRLGLLTVVLAVLGILYALGLRLFFPDVSVPGWTLLMIMVLFLGGVQMLSLGVIGSYVGRIYTEVQARPLYIVEKVVDHGDGGQQAARTGA
- a CDS encoding LCP family protein translates to MSRDRNEQGRPAGRPLPPRLDPRAGQPRRPRAAAAPGDSGADAPPLRRGGRRAAVAARAVAGVLAASLLAGSGWGWYLGQVASATVNRTDAIPSEGNEGSGGGEAMNLLLVGNDSRAALTEQQLADLNAGTDSGSNTDTMILVHVPADGSRASFVSFPRDSYVKIPGYGWDRLNAAYAYGRMNAPESASEEARSAQGSQLLVQTISGLTGLQIDHYAEVDLLGFFELSNVVGGVEINLCRAVDDRDWSGAYFPAGVQTISGADALKFVRQRHGYGPQGRGDFDRIVRQQVFIGGVLRKMLSEEVLLDLGKQRALVQAAADALTVDQDLDLMQLAQQMQSVTADSIEFQTVPNRGTGEEDGKSIVRLEDEDALQAFFAALSAEPEPEAPATPVAPQTVAPATVTVDVYNGSGTSGLAAKAASALAAAGFPVGTTGNASSMDHEQTEIRFAAGDEALANTVAAAIPGAVSKESDDATSGTVQLVLGSDFNGVGQAVTPPAPTPVVEGEDARTAADTTCIN